Proteins from a single region of Thermosinus carboxydivorans Nor1:
- a CDS encoding tyrosine-protein kinase family protein gives MNNTDELVGSSRIKIFVGEFGSGKTELAVNYALALRRCGFPTAIVDLDLVKPYFRTRENRDVLEAQGVLVVAPEKRLSHADLPVLPHELARVLATDDYQVIIDVGGGDAAIVLGQVHRQLVDGNYQAMMVVNTCRPFTSNPEGIISTLRRLEQVARLKISGLVSNTNLAEETTEQHVREGLAIVEQAARELDLPINWVVVPEWLKPENYGYPVFILKRYTQYPWME, from the coding sequence ATGAATAACACTGACGAACTGGTCGGCTCGTCCCGTATTAAGATTTTTGTCGGCGAATTTGGCAGCGGCAAGACTGAATTAGCCGTAAACTATGCCTTGGCCCTCCGGCGCTGCGGTTTTCCTACGGCAATTGTCGACTTAGATTTAGTAAAACCTTACTTTCGAACAAGAGAAAACAGAGATGTTCTCGAAGCGCAGGGCGTCCTAGTCGTGGCGCCGGAAAAACGGCTTTCTCATGCTGATTTACCTGTATTGCCCCATGAATTGGCGCGTGTTTTGGCCACTGATGATTATCAGGTGATTATCGATGTGGGGGGCGGCGATGCGGCGATTGTTTTGGGGCAGGTTCATCGCCAGCTGGTCGACGGCAATTATCAAGCGATGATGGTGGTAAATACTTGCCGGCCGTTCACCAGCAATCCTGAGGGTATTATCAGCACCTTGCGCCGCCTGGAGCAAGTAGCACGGTTAAAAATAAGTGGCTTGGTCAGTAATACCAATCTGGCTGAGGAAACTACCGAGCAGCATGTACGAGAAGGGCTGGCTATTGTCGAGCAGGCTGCCCGGGAACTGGATCTGCCAATAAACTGGGTGGTAGTTCCGGAGTGGCTGAAGCCGGAAAATTACGGTTACCCCGTATTTATACTCAAACGCTATACGCAATATCCATGGATGGAATAA
- the buk gene encoding butyrate kinase: protein MKYQYKILAINPGSTSTKIAVYADETCLFEETIRHSTEELAPFARINDQYEFRRQLVEKVLTTHDIKIEELSAVVGRGGPLKPIPSGTYIVNDTMCEDLRAGVQAEHASNLGGLIARGIADQAGIPAFIVDPVSVDEFEPLARITGIPEIQRRSLFHALNLKAVAHRVACDLGRDYHSLNLIMVHLGGGISVGIQQGGRMIDVANPNETGPFSPERAGAVPTGDLVKMCYSGKYTLEQMKKKLVGSAGLVAHLGTNDGREIERRINAGDKHAALVYEAMAYQVAKEIGAMATVVSGRVDAIVLTGGLAHSKMLTGWISNRVRFIADVLIYPGEDEIKALVEGALRVLRGEEEAKIYQ, encoded by the coding sequence TTGAAGTACCAATATAAGATTTTAGCAATTAATCCCGGATCAACTTCGACCAAAATTGCTGTCTACGCCGACGAAACGTGCCTTTTTGAAGAAACTATCCGGCACAGCACGGAAGAATTGGCGCCGTTTGCGCGTATCAATGACCAGTATGAGTTTCGGCGCCAGCTTGTCGAAAAGGTTTTGACCACACACGACATCAAAATAGAGGAACTTAGCGCCGTTGTGGGGCGGGGCGGGCCGTTAAAACCCATCCCAAGCGGTACGTATATTGTAAACGACACAATGTGCGAAGACCTGCGCGCCGGTGTTCAAGCCGAGCACGCATCTAACTTAGGCGGCCTTATCGCCCGCGGCATTGCTGACCAGGCCGGAATTCCCGCCTTTATCGTTGACCCGGTTAGTGTGGATGAATTTGAGCCGTTGGCGCGAATTACCGGCATACCGGAAATTCAGCGCCGCAGCCTGTTTCACGCGCTTAACCTCAAAGCGGTTGCTCACCGCGTGGCTTGTGACCTGGGGCGCGATTATCATTCCTTAAATCTTATTATGGTTCATTTAGGCGGCGGCATTTCGGTTGGCATCCAACAGGGGGGGCGTATGATTGATGTTGCCAATCCTAACGAAACTGGGCCTTTTTCGCCGGAACGGGCTGGCGCTGTGCCGACCGGTGACTTGGTGAAAATGTGCTACTCCGGCAAATACACGCTGGAGCAAATGAAGAAAAAGCTTGTTGGTTCGGCCGGTCTGGTGGCCCACTTGGGCACCAATGACGGACGTGAGATTGAGCGAAGAATTAATGCGGGCGACAAGCATGCCGCTCTGGTGTATGAAGCTATGGCCTACCAGGTCGCCAAAGAAATCGGTGCTATGGCTACGGTGGTGAGCGGCAGGGTCGATGCGATCGTTCTTACCGGCGGACTGGCTCATTCCAAAATGTTAACCGGCTGGATTAGCAACCGGGTCCGATTTATCGCTGATGTGCTGATTTATCCAGGTGAAGACGAGATTAAAGCTCTGGTTGAAGGAGCGTTGCGCGTGCTGCGTGGTGAGGAAGAAGCCAAAATTTACCAATAA